A stretch of the Tepidisphaeraceae bacterium genome encodes the following:
- a CDS encoding discoidin domain-containing protein: MLKELVSNRLTRKPQRSVVSRVKVLERSTMSVIEELENRRLFAAWYVDPNGIDDPSRGGLNAPWRSVAYAAGRVATPGDTIRMNAGTYVESSSIYMNLGVNLVGNGSTGTGASTITVPLGADNTVDGIIKALSSSNVNGNHTFSDFAIDGAERTAKTGIWAVQRNNVEIKNCRFVNMYERAIQVQTRDQSSVDFLVPPNFMTGIKIHDNSFLNNTKNGGGYWSGNIQINHLQGGEIYNNTIVENRGDDSGYGIKAVDSGGWLKGTLIHHNNYSGPGFRIAIEVWHTSNHVKIYGNVGSEISLSLDGQKDPGFATTVEIYDNVVNFGPNSTNSEVGIEVHNNTDVRIHDNTVINAGSAGAIGVFSSAGEGYTPSRNVHIYRNSFLKEQSFSGFLNSRGICFWAGGETVSDFYIYNNTFDNLDVGVLFGNNNDATMDTSNVQVKNNAFIRSNQGVAFSSGDHANTQISYNLYSSVSGGAPYSNSSNLSLPGLQATNNVTNVAPGFNLSGGIPDPYYRPSAATAGVVDRGTTNVGGDAVTYNGTAPDIGRYEWGGVTPPPPTDTLPSGWTSTNVGNAAPNGSATFNASTQVYTVNGGGADIWGTSDQFQFASQLLAGDGALSARVTGQTNTDGWAKAGVMMRASTAANAAFAAVVVTPSNGTRLQYRTAAGAQAQDAGAGNNNAYVRLVRTGDNVQAFSSADGTTWTGFGPIVNLGTGSLLAGLAATSHNTSALSTVTFANFSMYTGSGTLINVATGGTAGASSQNSGSNEGAAQAFDNNPATKWLALTNTATLSYTFADAATYTVTQYKLTSGNDTAIYTGRAPKNWTLQGLSGSTWVTLDTRTNEADTANGSTRTYTVATPGAYNQYRLNISANNGDPGLIQLGELQLMAAGSGTQTSAKLTGTAIGTAGSYGGGGNTISKVFDGNVNSYFDAPDSTGGNGAWVGLDLGSAKTINQIKFAPRAGFAGRMVGGQFQVSNTADFASATTIFTVASAPTEGSLTTQSVAVSGTWRYIRYLPPNGGWGNIAELEAYGF; this comes from the coding sequence CTGGAACGTTCGACGATGTCGGTCATCGAGGAACTGGAGAACCGCCGGCTGTTCGCGGCGTGGTACGTCGACCCGAACGGGATCGACGACCCGTCGCGCGGCGGGTTGAACGCGCCCTGGCGCTCCGTCGCTTACGCTGCGGGCCGCGTTGCTACGCCCGGCGACACGATCCGAATGAACGCCGGGACCTACGTCGAGTCGAGCAGCATCTACATGAACCTGGGCGTGAACTTGGTAGGAAACGGTTCAACGGGCACCGGAGCATCAACGATCACCGTGCCCTTGGGCGCCGATAATACGGTGGACGGAATCATCAAGGCGTTGTCCAGCAGCAACGTCAACGGCAATCACACCTTCTCCGACTTCGCCATCGACGGCGCCGAGCGCACGGCGAAGACTGGCATCTGGGCCGTGCAGCGCAACAACGTCGAGATTAAGAACTGCCGCTTCGTGAACATGTACGAGCGCGCCATCCAGGTGCAGACGCGCGACCAGAGCAGCGTGGACTTCCTGGTGCCACCCAACTTCATGACCGGCATCAAGATCCACGACAACAGTTTCCTGAACAACACGAAGAACGGAGGCGGCTACTGGAGCGGCAACATCCAGATCAACCACCTGCAGGGCGGCGAGATCTACAACAACACGATCGTGGAGAACCGCGGCGACGATAGCGGTTACGGCATTAAGGCGGTCGACTCGGGCGGCTGGCTTAAGGGCACGCTGATCCACCACAACAACTACAGCGGACCTGGGTTCCGCATCGCGATCGAGGTGTGGCACACGTCCAACCACGTGAAGATCTACGGCAACGTCGGCTCCGAGATCTCTCTCAGCCTCGACGGCCAGAAAGACCCGGGCTTCGCTACCACGGTCGAGATCTACGACAACGTGGTGAACTTCGGTCCCAACTCGACCAACAGCGAGGTCGGCATCGAGGTGCACAACAACACCGACGTGCGGATCCACGACAACACCGTCATCAACGCCGGCTCGGCCGGCGCAATCGGCGTCTTCTCGTCGGCGGGTGAGGGGTACACCCCGAGCAGGAACGTTCACATCTATCGCAACTCGTTCCTGAAGGAACAGTCGTTCTCCGGATTTCTCAACTCGCGCGGCATCTGCTTCTGGGCGGGTGGGGAGACGGTCAGCGACTTCTACATATACAACAACACCTTCGACAACCTCGACGTCGGCGTCCTGTTCGGCAATAACAACGACGCGACGATGGACACCAGCAACGTGCAGGTGAAGAATAACGCGTTCATCCGCTCGAACCAGGGCGTCGCCTTCAGCTCGGGCGACCACGCGAACACGCAGATCAGCTACAACCTTTACTCGTCCGTGTCTGGCGGGGCGCCGTACAGCAACTCGAGCAACCTGTCGCTGCCCGGCCTGCAGGCGACGAACAACGTCACCAATGTGGCGCCGGGCTTCAACCTCTCTGGTGGCATTCCCGATCCCTATTACCGGCCCTCGGCGGCGACGGCGGGCGTCGTCGATCGTGGCACGACGAACGTTGGTGGCGACGCCGTTACGTACAACGGCACGGCACCGGACATCGGGCGCTACGAGTGGGGCGGCGTTACGCCGCCTCCACCGACGGACACGCTACCGTCGGGTTGGACCAGCACCAACGTGGGCAACGCCGCGCCGAACGGCTCGGCGACCTTCAACGCTTCCACGCAGGTCTACACGGTCAACGGCGGTGGCGCGGACATCTGGGGCACGAGCGATCAATTCCAGTTCGCGTCCCAGTTGCTGGCCGGCGATGGCGCGCTCTCGGCGCGGGTGACCGGGCAGACGAACACCGACGGCTGGGCCAAGGCGGGCGTGATGATGCGCGCCAGCACCGCCGCCAACGCCGCGTTCGCCGCAGTCGTCGTCACGCCGTCCAACGGCACGCGATTGCAGTACCGCACGGCCGCCGGCGCGCAGGCGCAGGACGCAGGCGCGGGCAACAATAACGCGTACGTGCGCCTCGTGCGCACCGGGGATAACGTGCAGGCCTTCTCGTCGGCCGACGGGACGACGTGGACCGGGTTCGGCCCAATCGTCAACCTGGGCACCGGCAGCTTACTGGCTGGGCTTGCGGCAACCAGCCACAACACGTCCGCCCTGTCGACCGTCACGTTCGCAAACTTCTCGATGTACACCGGATCGGGCACGCTCATCAACGTTGCCACCGGTGGCACCGCGGGCGCCAGTTCGCAGAACAGCGGGTCGAACGAAGGGGCGGCGCAGGCGTTCGACAATAACCCCGCGACGAAGTGGCTGGCGCTGACGAACACTGCGACCCTCAGCTACACGTTCGCCGACGCGGCAACCTACACCGTCACCCAGTACAAGCTGACCAGCGGCAACGACACCGCCATCTACACCGGCCGGGCCCCGAAAAATTGGACGCTGCAGGGCCTGAGCGGCTCGACGTGGGTGACGCTCGATACGCGTACCAACGAGGCCGACACCGCCAACGGCAGCACGCGCACCTACACCGTTGCCACGCCCGGCGCGTACAACCAGTACCGCCTGAACATCTCGGCCAACAACGGCGACCCGGGCTTGATCCAGCTGGGCGAACTGCAACTCATGGCCGCCGGCAGTGGCACCCAAACCTCGGCGAAGCTGACCGGCACGGCCATCGGCACGGCCGGCAGCTACGGTGGCGGTGGCAACACGATCTCGAAGGTGTTCGACGGCAACGTCAACTCGTACTTCGACGCCCCCGATAGCACCGGCGGTAACGGCGCCTGGGTTGGCCTGGACCTGGGGTCGGCCAAGACGATCAACCAGATCAAGTTCGCGCCGCGCGCCGGGTTCGCTGGCCGAATGGTCGGCGGCCAGTTC